The sequence AGGGCCTGGGCCTGTCGCGCAGCGCGCTGTACCGGCGCTTGCAGCACTACGGCATCAAGGGAGCCCGGTGAAGCAGAAGCGCGGGCCGCCGCAGCACGATTTGCAGGTGCTCGGCCTGGCCTGGCTCGCGGGCCTGCCGGGCTCGGTGGCGTCGCTCGCGCTGGTGTGGACGGGGGACTTCTCGCCCAAGGTGCAGTGGACGCTGACCACGCTGGTGGTGGGCATGTTCCTGGGCGTGGGCCTGCTGGTGCGCGAGCGGGTGATGCGGCCGCTGCACGCGGTGGCCAACCTGCTGGCCGGGCTGCGCGAGGGGGACTACTCCGTGCGCGGCCGTGGCGCGCGAGCGGGTGACGCGCTGGGCGAGGTGCTGCTGGAGGTCAACGCGCTGGGCGACACGCTGCGCGAGCAGCGGCTGGGAGCGCTGGAGGCGGGCGCGCTCCTGGAGCAGGTGATGGAGGAAATCGACGTCGGCGTGCTGGCCTTCGACGGCGAGGGCACGCTGAAGCTCGTGAACCGCGCGGGTGAGCGGCTGTTGGGACAGTCCCGCTCGCAGCTGGTGGGGAAGGGCGCGGGAGCGTTGGGGCTGACCGACTTGCTGGAGGGCCCGGCGCCGAGGCGACTGACGCGCTCCTTCGCGGAGGAGGGCGGCCCGTACGAATTGCGGCGTGGCACGTTCCGTCAGGGCGGCCTGCCGCACCAATTGGTGGTGCTGGCGGACCTGCGGCTGGCCTTGCGCGAGCAGGAGCGCGAGGCGTGGCGCCGGCTGGTGCGGGTGCTGAGCCACGAAATCAACAACTCGCTGGCGCCGATTGGTTCCATTGCGGAGGCGCTGCGGGACACGCTGGTGCAGGAGCCGCGTCCGTCGGACTGGGAGGACGACGCGAAGGGTGGGCTGGGCATCATCGCGCGGCGCTCGGAGGCGCTGGGGCGCTTCATGTCGGCGTACGCGCGGCTGGCGCGGCTGCCGCCTCCGATGCTGGCGGACGTGGAGGTGGACGGCTGGGTGCGGCGGGTGGCGGCGCTGGAGAATCGCCGGCCGGTGGGCGTGCGCGCGGGGCCGGCGTTGGTGTTGCGTGGGGACGGGGACCAGTTGGAGCAGCTCCTCATCAACCTCGTGCGCAACGCGGTGGACGCGGTGCAGTCCGCGCCGGAGGGCGGCAACGTCTGGGTGTCCTGGGCGGTGCTGTCACCGGGAGCGGTGGAGGTCTGGGTGGAGGACGAGGGCCCTGGGCTCGCGGACACGGGCAACCTGTTCGTGCCGTTCTTCACCACGAAGCCGCAGGGCAGCGGCATCGGACTCGCGCTGAGCCGGCAGATTGCGGAGGCGCACGGCGGAGGCCTTCGCCTGGAGAATCGTCCCGAGGGACGCGGGTGCCGCGCGCGGCTGAAGCTGCCGCTGGACACACCGGGGATGGCGGCGAGCCAGGGCTGAGCCTTCTTGCCTGGTGCCTCTACCTGCGAGGGCTGCGATTTGGAGCCGTGGGTGAGCCGTCCCTAGGATGGAGCCTCGTGGCGGACGCTGGCTGGGAACTTCCAGGGCCGGGTTCGTTCCACCGGGGTGAACACCATGAATGCAGGACGGATGGCCGTGCTCCTCGTCTGGAGCCTGATGGGGACGGCGCTGGCGGCGGACTCCGAGCACGGGGACGAGGACCTGTCCAAGCAGTCCACGGGCCTCATCCAGGCGCGGATGTCCACCGAGCAGAAGCGGCTGGAGTCGGCCGAGTCCGAGCTCACCGTCCTCGGACATGAGCTCCAGAAGGCACGGGCGAGACAGGCGGAAGTCCAGGCGCAGAAGCTCGACACGGTGAAGCTGGCGCCCCTGCTCGCGCGCTTCCAGAAGGACTTCACCGCGGTGACCGACGCGACGGCGAAGGGGGGCCTGCCGACGAAGGACGCCTACTCGCGGCTGGAGCGCTCCGCGAATGAGCTGTACGACGCCATGGTCTTCGCGCTGGCGGACCTGATGCCACGCTACTTCGATGAGGCACAGCGCATCCCGCTCCTCGACGAGCTGTACGGTGAGCCCCGGAGGTCGCAGCTGCCGAGCGCGAGCGAGCTGCTGGTGCTGCGCCTCCCCCAGGCGACTCGCGACTCCGGGATGACGCCGGACGTGTTCATCGACCAGATGAAGGAAGCGCTCGCGAGCGCCGCCGAGCGCGCGAGGACGCTCTCCATCGGCGAGCTGGACAAGCTCTTTACCCAGGACCAGGAGGCGGCGACGAAGGTATGGCAGGGCGTCATCGACCGCACCCAGGTCGCCATGGAAGTGCGGAGCAAGCAGGTGAAGGACTCACAGACCGCCATCGACGCGCTGAGCGCGGAGCTGGACGCGCGTCAGGTGAAGAAGTTCGAGACGGACGGGCGGCTGACGTGGGCCATCATCATCATGGTCATCGTGCTGCTGCTGCTCTACCTCGCCACGCTGCTGTTCAAGCCCGAGGTGCAGCAGACCATCTTCAACCAGCGCATCCTGGTGGAGATGATTGGCATGGCCTTCCTGCTGCTGACCATCATCATCCTCGGCACGGGAGAGAAGATTGACCGCGCGGTGCTCGGCACGCTGCTGGGCACGGTGGGCGGCTACATCTTCGGCCAGCAGCAGGCGCGGCGGAATGCCACGGACACCCAGCCGGCCGCTCAGCCCACGATGGTGGCGGTGGCCCCGCAGCCGGTGCAGCCCGTGATGACGGTGGTGCCCACGCAGCCGGCGACGCGGGTGTCCGCAGAGGCCGCGACGCTGGAGCCGTCCGCACCGGTGAACACCGCCGTGCCGGCACAGGCCGCAACGCTGTTGCAGCAGGCCGCGCAGCAGGGCGGCAACCCCGCTCCGGCCTCGGAGCCCGCTCCCGCCGAGAGCGAGAAGCGGTCCTGACTCAGCCGCCGGACAGCCGCGCCGAGTACTCCGCCTCCATCCGCGCATGCGTGGACCAGAAGCCCGCGGGCTCCACCCCACGCATGCGGTCCCCGAGGATGCCCAGGTGCGTGTGCCACCCGCTGGCCACGCCCACGAGGTGCCGGGGCTCCAGCCGCCGGTGCGTCAGCACGAGCCGCACGTCTTCGCCCCGAGGTGTCAGCTCGAACGTCACCTCTCCATCCTCGCCCCACGTGTAGCTCAGCAGGCGCGGCGGCTCGCAGCGGGTGACCTTGCCATGCAGGCTGCACCCGTTCTCGAACTGCTTGAAGCGCTCGGGCGTGGGCTCGAAATGCGACGACAGTGACGCGTGGAGAAATCTCAGCTCTACGTGTCCGCCCACGTGCAGCTCCATCGGCCCCGAGGCCAGCCACCGTCCCCGCAGCTCCGGCACGGTGAGGTATTCCCAGACGCGCTCCACCGGGCCGGGCAGCACGCGCTCGAAGCGAATCATGTCCGTGACGATGACACCGTGCTCACTCACGCGAGCCTCCCGGCCTGCGCGGCGTCACGGGCTTGCGCAGCTCGCGCTCCAGCGCATCCAGGCTGTCCGTCCAGAAGCGCTCGTAGAAGCGCAGCCAGTCGAGCGCACCGGCCAGGGGCTCGGCCGCGAGCCGGCAGCGGTGCGTGCGTCCCTCCACCGTGCGGTGCACGAGCCCCGCGCTCTCCAGCACCTTCACGTGCTTGGACGCTCCCGCGAAGGACATGCGGAACGGCGCGGCCAGCTCGCCGATGCTGCGCTCCCCACCCGCGAGGCTGCGCAGCATGCCCCGCCGCGTCGGGTCCGCCAGCGCATGGAACACGGCGTCCAGCCGCTCTTCCTGACGTTGAACCATTCGGTTGAAAATAGGAGCGCACCGCGAAGCGGTCAACCGGCCCCATGAAACATCACGGGCCGCCCTGGACTCAGCGAGGTCCAGGAGCGGCCCGGGGGGCCCCACACACGTGCGGAGGAGAAAGACTCAGGCCGTCTGCACGGCGCCTGCCTCGTCGGGAGGTGTGTCGTACGAGGGCGTGAGGTCCACCACGTTGACGGTGACGAGGTGGTAGATGATGCAGTTGCTCACCCAGAAGAACACGGCGCACCAGTGCACGTAGACGAGCGGCGAGCCGGGCCACACCTGGAGCGGGTGGCCGAAGACGTTGGCGGCCATGAACCCGCCGAACCACTCACCCACGAAGGTGAACGCGGTGCCGATGGCGATGCGCGTCCACACCTTCATGCGGCGCGGGTAGAACCAGAAGTAGTGGAGGCTCCACAGCAGGGCCACGCACCCCGCCCAGAGGATGAGGCTCCCGAAGGAGAACCAGTGGTAGGGCGACTCGGGGAAGACCCAGCCCCAGTCCTCGTTCACCTGCCGCCACGCCAGGTTCTGCGCCAGCTCCATGAACCAGAAGAGCGGTGCGATGTAGAGGACCTGGGTCATCAGGATGCGCATCCAGGTCGCGACCCGCTTCCAGAACAACCCCATGGGCCAGGCGAGCGAAATCATTCGTTCCCCTCCGGCCGCGGCGTGGTGTGGAGGGACGCCGCGCAGAAGTAGGAACGGAGTGAATCTCATTCCTTGGTAATTTTTGGCGCCAATACATTGCGTCCAGGCGCCAGCGACGCAGCTCCGGGCTGAACGGTGATTCAGCTCCTACGCACCGCGCCGTGAAACAAAACCCGTGGAGTCACCACGGGTTGTCACGGCTCGATGCACCTCGTGGAACTAAGACCGGTAGCTCGAGCAGACTGCCTCGAGCTACCGGGTGCGGGCCGCATGGTGCGACGACCCGCACGCAATTCGTGGGGGGTGGAAAACCAGGCACCCACGCGCGCGCGGCCCCGCCCGACAGGGCGAGGCACGGCAGCAGGGCCTCGAAGGCCCGACGCACGACACGCATGGACGTCTCCTGAGACACCGGGAGCGCGCCACCCCCATACCGCCAGCGCTGCCGGTCAGACCGATAATACTGGATAATCCAGTATTCTCTGACCTCCAACACAGAACTCCGGCCACGGTGTCGGGGAATCTGACCTCCAACACAGAAGGCCGGCCACGGTTGCGGGGAAAAAGCAGGAGGGGGTACCCCCATGTCGGAGGGCGGGCGTTGGCCCTGGGGGCGGAAGCACTCCAGAATCCGCGCCATGCAACCCGTTCCCCGTCTGTACCGCCGCGCGGTGCCCCTCGTCCTCACCCTCCTCTGTGCCGTGGCGCCGGGTGCTCGCGCCGAGGTCGCCGTCCAGCGCACCTTCCTGCGCCTGCCTTCGTCCAACGGCCACGGCGCGGTCATGCTGGACCTGGAGCAGAAGAAGGTGACGCACTTCCGCGAGCACCTCTTCGCCACGGAGGAGCCCGTCATCGACGTGACGGGCGCGGACGTGTTCTCGGGCGGCCAGCCGCAGGTGGTGCACACGCGCGATTTGCTCTTCGACGCGTTCTTCGGCCTGCGCTCGGGCGGCACGCAGCGGTGGCTGAACACGCAGGACGCCAACCTGGAGGCCAGCGGCTATGCGCCGTGGGCGCCGGGGAAGACGGCGGGCACGGGCGTGGCCATGCTGGTGCAGAAGGTGGGCACGCTGGAGGTGACGACGTACGTCTTCGCGCCCCAGCGCCTGTCGCATGCGTCCTTCGTCATGGCGCTGCGTGTGCGCAACACGGGCACGGCGGCGGTGACGGGTGTGAGTGTCTTCTCGCTCCACAACTTCCACCTGGGCTTCGGCCGGCCGGGCGTCATGTCGGAGACGGATGAGAACGGCGAGACGGTGGAGCTCTCCGGTGACGTCTTCTCGGAGAAGGGCTTCGCGGGCGTGCTGGTGGCGAAGCCGCTGGGCGCGGTGGCGAAGAAGGCGGCGTGGCTGGGGACCGCCACGGGCTCGGCGAATGGCTACAACGTGGTGAACGGCGGTGGCCTGCAGGACCTGCAGGACTACACGGCGCAGCCGGCCGCGGGCACGGGCTGGGCCACGGGGTACCAGTTCAACCTGGGCGACATCGCGGCGGGCGCGGAGAAGTGGGCGGGCGTGGTCTTCGCGCACCACGCCAACCCGGAGTCCGGGGCCACGGCGCGGCAGTGGCTTTCGGACTGGGCGGGCACTTCGGACGCGAAGGCGCTGGTGGAGGCGGAGCTGGCGCGCTGGGGCGGCATCCAGACTGACCTCGTGAAGGTGCCCGCGGGTGTGTCGGAGGACGAGGAGTCGCTGGTGCGCCAGTCGGCCGTGGTGCTGGCCATGGCGCAGGTCCGCGAGAGCGATGCCTTCCTGCGCGAGTGGCTGACGAAGGACGGCGAGGCGCGCCGCACGCGCTTCAAGGGCGTCGACGGCAAGCCGGTAACGCTGCCGGCCACGGTGAAGCACGCGGCGAAGGGCGCGGTGCTGGCCAGCCTTCCGCCGGGGCAGTGGACCTACGCGTGGATTCGGGACGGTGCGTACGCGGCGGCGGCCATGGCCACGCTGGGCCTGAGGAGCGACGCGCGCGACGCATTGGCGTACTACCTCCAGGCGGACAGTGGCCGGTTCCGCGACTGGCGCGAGCTGCAGTCGTACAACATGCCGCCGTACATCATCACCCTGACGCGCTACCACGGCTTCGGCGTGGAGGAGACGGACTTCAACGACTCCGGCCCCAACCTGGAGTTCGACGGCTTTGGCCTCTTCCTCTGGTCGCTGCGGCACTACGAGCGCACCACGGGAGAGCTGACGCTGGTGGACGAGCACTGGGACACGGTGTCGACGAAGGTGGCGGACGCGCTGCTGGCGCTCATCGACCCGGAGACGGGGCTCGTCCGTCCGGACTCGTCCATCTGGGAGACGCACTGGAACGGGCGGCAGCGCTCGTGGGCGTACACCAGCATCACCGCGGCGCGCGGCCTGTGTGACGCGGCGGTGCTCGCCGAGCGCAAGGGCGACGCGGACCGCGCGCTGCGCTACCGCAACGCGGGCATGAGCATCCGCCGCGCGCTGGCGGAGAAGCTGACGGACGCCAACTTCGCGTTGGCCTCGAACCTGGAGGAACTGAAGACGGGCCGGGGCTACTGGGACGCGGCGGTGTTCGACGCGTTCGCCTTCGGCCTCTTCGACCCGAAGGGGAAGATTGCGACGGCCACGCTGCGCGGCATGGACCTGCGGCTGTCGTCTCCGGCGGGCGCGGGCTGGCAGCGCAATGATGACCGGTATGACCACGCGGGCGGCGCGGACGTCAGCCCGTGGGGCAGCGAGTACGACAGCGCGGAGTGGGTCATCGTCAGCCTGCGCGGCGAGATGGCCAAGCGGCTCGCGGGAGACACCGCGCGGGCGGACCGCGTGCTGGCGTGGGTGAAGGACCAGTCGCTGAAGAACTACCTCGCGGTGGCGGAGACGTACGACGAGAACACCGGCAAGTACAAGTTCAACGCCCCCATGGTGGGCTTCGGCGCGGGTGCGTACGTGCTGGCCCTGGCGCAGCGCGCGGACGGCAAGGAGGACCCGGCGTGCGGCGCGTACTTCGACGAGAGCACGCTGACGAAGGAGCCGGACGCGGGCACGCCGGATGCGGGCACCGAGGTTCCGGACGCGGGCACGAAGCCGCCGGACGCGGGCACGCCGGTGCAGAGCGACGGTGACGTGGGCGGTGGCGGCTGCAACGCGACGGGCCCGGGTGCCATGGCGCTGTGGCTGGTGGTCGCGCTCGCGGGCGCCGTGCTCGCGCTGCGCCGCCGTGGCGCCTGAGCCCCGCGAGTCGCGGCCCGGCCTCGGAGGGAGGCCGGGCCCATGGGCTTCAGGGCGTTACTGCTGCCACGCGAGCCCGGCCGGCATCTCACCCGGCCGAACGCCCGTACGGCTGGGCCAGCCCTCCGTGCCGGACGCGGAGTAGCGAATCGTGTACCAGCCACCCCAGTCGATGGTGCTGGACCGGCGCTTGTAGACGGCGACATCCGTCCGTCCATCGCCGTCGTAGTCACCCGAGACGGGGACGTCGTCAGGCTCGCCGATGCTCACGACATGGGAGAGCCCGTTCGAGCTGTAGCGAAGGGTGTAGTAGCCGCCGCCGTCATTCGCCGGCCAGCGCGGAGTGTAGAGCGCGAAGTCGCTGGCGCCGTCTCCGTCGTAGTCACCGATGACGGGCAGGTCGCCTTCCTGGCCCATGTTCACCCACTGCCAGGCCTGGCTCGCGCTGCGCCAGACGGTGAACCACCCGCCCCAGTTGATGGAGGCGGTTCGGCGCTTGTAGAGCGCGAAGTCGTCCTTGCCGTCACCGTCGAAGTCGCCCACCACCGGCGTGTCGTCGGGCTCGCCGACGGGGAACGTGCGCAGGTCGCCGTAGAGGCTCGACTGCCACTGGAACTCGCCGTAGACGAGCCCCGCCGCGCGGCTGTCGTAAACCGGGCTCGAGTACCGGTGATACACGGCGAAGTCGGTGGTGCCGTCACCGTCGTAGTCCGCCGCGACGGGGAGGTCTCCCGGCTGCCCGAGCGTGAACCAGCGCCACTGCTGCGCGCTGCTCAACCAGACGGAGAACCAGCCGCCCCAGTTGATGGTGCTGGAGCGCGCCTTGTGCAGCGCGAAGTCGGTGATGCCGTCACCATCGTAGTCCCCCGTCAGGGGAACGTCGTCGTTTTCCCCGGCGGGGAAGCGCATCGGCCTCGGCATGGAGCTGGCCTGGACCGTGAAGTGGCCCAACTCCGGCAGCGCGGGCGACGTCCAGTACCAGGAAGGGTCCGAGACGCCGTCACCATCGAAGTCATCCTTCTGATGGGTCAGCGGTGCATCCGTGTAGACGTGGACGTCCCACGGCGCGAAGGTGTCCGCCCACCCATTCAGCAGGGGGGCGTAGGAGACGGTCCTGGGCCCCTCGAAGAGGACACGCACCCCGAGCGCCGTGCGCCAGGCGGGCGGGTGGATGACGCCGATGACGTTCTGGTCGGTGTGGTTGGCGACGATGAGGTAGTTGCGCTGGCCGACCCGCCGGTGGATGGCTTCGAGTGCCGTGGGCAGGCCGGTGACGGTGAGCTCATCCGTCGAGTTGAGCGCCGGCTCGAGGTAGCGCAGCTGACTGGCCACGCGCAGGATGTCGTGCCACGCCGTCGAGTCCAGCTCGATGTCCTCCGTCCCCCACCAGGTGACGCCCCGGGCGCCATGGATGACCGAGGTGAAGGCCATGAAGCGCTGCTCCTCGAACACGGGACGGCGGCCGCGCCGGCTATCTCCGCCCCAGGTGTAGCAGCACTCGTTGTAGCCCTGGCCCTGGAGCACCATGAGGATGGGGCCCGTGGGCGTGTGGGGCGCCTGGTCGTCGTCGTCGTAGATGGACTTCATCGCGTCGACGGTGTTGCCCACGCTGTTGAGGTCGACGGTGGGGTAGGGAGGCGTCACGTCACCCGCGCCCAGGAAGTAGATGGGGTAGTTGTCCTGGGACCAGGCATTGGCCGCGGGCTGCCACGCGCGGAACTGTGAGCGGGTGAAGTCGGGCCGTCCGCTGGACCCGAGGGCCGCGACCTCGTTGTAGAAGACGTGGTGGGCCGGGTCTCGCGTATTGACGAAGTCGCGGAAGCTCACGGCCTGCGCGATGCTGGGGATGCGAGCGCGCTGATAGGCCGTCGTCGTCCAGTCGATGGTGCCGTCCGGGAAGCGGGCAATCTGTCCCGGCCCCTCCTTGTTCCACCCCATCTCATCGTGGGAGTCGTACGCGAGGAAGGCTTCCTTCCCCTTCACCTCCTGAATCTTCAGGTCGAGCGCGCTGCCCACCACATGCTGGGAGGTCTCCCTCACCCAGTGCAGCTCGTGGCCCGGTACGTCGAGGGGCTTCCAGTTCCACGCCTCGCCGATGGCGTGCACGCCGAAGCGCTCCATGCGGTCCAGGTCCGCGGCCGTGAGCGTGGGGAGGTCCGTCTTCACGGTGTTGACGCCCGAGCGCGCGAAGTCCGTCAAAGCATTGCTCGAGCGCTCCTGGTTCGGATTGGCGGGGGCTCCAGACGTGGCGTATTGCGGATAGTCGAACAGCCCGATGACGAAGAAGGGCTTGCTCTGGTGAATCCACCGGGGGCCCCGCGCCGGGTCTGTCGTGCCGGGCTCCGGGTCGGTCGGCGTATCACACGTCGGAGGCGGCTCCGGCAGGGAGCAGCGCGACTCCGCGAAGGAGGGGGCGGGCTGGAGAAGGCAGAGCAGGGCAATGGCTCCCGCCATTCCCAATGAGTTGTATTTATTCACGAAGATGAATCCAGTCGAGGTGCTCCATCGGATGATGGAGGGTTTGCAGGGAGCAGCGCATTGCAGACGTGAGGTCCGCGAATGTCTGACCATTCAAACCCGGCACCCGAGAGGATGTACCTCGCCCCGGGCACACCCTCTTCGCGTGGGTCGCCGGCGTCGACTCGCTCCGCTGTCCGCTGGGGAGGGTGCTGCTCGCGGTGAACGGCCGCCGCTCACCGCGAGCCTCCTGACCCCTGGCTACCGCGACAGCGCCTTCGCGATGCTGTCCGCGCTCTTGTAGGCGAGCGCCGCGAGCGTCAGCGTCGGGTTCGGCGTGGCCACGGTGGGGAAGCTCCCGCTGCCCACAATCCACAGGTTGTCGTGGTCATGGGCGCGCTGGTTGGCATCCACCACGGAGTGCGCCGGGTCCGTGCCCATCCGGTGCGTGCCCACGACGTGGCCGGCCCCGAAGAAGACGAACGGCGTGCCCTCGTACTCGAAGTACCCGGGCTGGTCCTGGGACTGGCTGTAGTCGGTGAACTCGGTGGCGCCCATCCATTTGTAGATGTCCGAGCTCGCCTGCTTCGCCGCCATGAAGCCATCCAGGGTGTACGGGTCGAAGCCGTAGGCAATCTTCGGGCGGGCAATCCCCAGGCCGTCCGTGAGGACGGGGTCCAGCGTCACGCGGTTCTCCTGCTGGGGGCTCTGCTCGAGGAGGAACGCCATGCGGAACTGGCGGGTGAGCCGGTCATTGAGCGCCTGGACCAGCGCGGGCCCTCCCAGCTTCTGGCTGGGCGAGCCCTGCTTCGTGCCGGGCGGGGTGATGGGGTTCAGCCTGGAGACGTTGGTGCCGTTGATGAAGTCGTTCACCGTGACGTACGGGTCGCCGATGGGGAAGTTCCATCCCTCGTTGCCAATCTCGATGCGGAACGCCGCGCGCAGGCTGCGGAACGGGCCGTTGCGCAGGCTCTCGATGCCGGACGTGGACAGCGGGCCCCGGTAGGGGAACACGGCCTTGTTCTCCGGCATCAGCGCCCACGACAGGTAGATGACGTGGTCCATCAGGTTGCGGCCCACCTGGTCGCTGTGGTTGGCCAGCCCGTTCGGGAACGCCGCCGTCTTCGAGTTGAGGAGAATCTTCGGGTTCTCGATGGCGTGCGCGGCCAGGACGTAGAGCGTGGCGCTCACGCTCTGCTTCGTGACGTGGGTGGGCTTCGTCTGCCGGTCGTAGGTGAGGTACTCGACGCTGGAGATGCGCCCCTGCGCATCGGGCACCAGCCGCGTCACGACGGACCGGTACAGGATGTCCACGTTGCCGGTGTTGAGCGCCCGGTTGAGCGTGACGGTGGCGTCGTACTTCGCCTGGATGGGGCAGATGGGGATGCAGTTCGTGTTGCCCGCGCACACGGGCCGGTTGTCCCTCGGCTGCGAGTTGCGGCCCGCGGGCGTCGGTGTGACGAAGACGGGCAGGCCACCGAAGCTCTTGCCATTCACGCCCTCGGAGACGGCCTGGTCCACCAGGCTCTCGGGAATGGCCTGCATGGGGTACTGGTAGCCGGGCGGGTACGTGAGCCCGATGGCCTGCTCCAGCGGCGCCTGCTCCGCGACGCTGGCGGACACGCCAATCTCGTACTCCGCCTTGCCGTAGAGCGACTCCAGCTCCGAGTACTCGATGGGCCAGTCCGTGGCGGGCCCGAAGCCCGGCGCCTTGTAGTGCGAGTGCATGACCAGGTCATCGGGCACCAGCCGCAGGGACGTGCCCAGCCAGTGCCACGTCGTCCCGCCTCCGATGCGCTCGTAGGTGCTGGCGAACGGCAGTCCTCGCGGGCCGTGCGCCGGGTCCGGTTCCGGCTGGACGAGGTAGCTCTTCTGCGCGTTCTTCCAGTTGGAGAGGCCCAGGATGGTGGCCCGGGGCGAGGCCTCCTCGGCCGGCGCCAGCGCGGTGGGCGGGTAGGGCGACTCGGGCGTCTTGGCGGCGGAGAGGAAGAACGTCTCCATGTACTTCTCCCGGCTGTCGGGGATGGGCCCGCCCGCCTCCAGGATGAGCACGTGCTTGCCCTGCTTGCCGAGCTCCAGGG comes from Pyxidicoccus parkwaysis and encodes:
- a CDS encoding sensor histidine kinase; its protein translation is MKQKRGPPQHDLQVLGLAWLAGLPGSVASLALVWTGDFSPKVQWTLTTLVVGMFLGVGLLVRERVMRPLHAVANLLAGLREGDYSVRGRGARAGDALGEVLLEVNALGDTLREQRLGALEAGALLEQVMEEIDVGVLAFDGEGTLKLVNRAGERLLGQSRSQLVGKGAGALGLTDLLEGPAPRRLTRSFAEEGGPYELRRGTFRQGGLPHQLVVLADLRLALREQEREAWRRLVRVLSHEINNSLAPIGSIAEALRDTLVQEPRPSDWEDDAKGGLGIIARRSEALGRFMSAYARLARLPPPMLADVEVDGWVRRVAALENRRPVGVRAGPALVLRGDGDQLEQLLINLVRNAVDAVQSAPEGGNVWVSWAVLSPGAVEVWVEDEGPGLADTGNLFVPFFTTKPQGSGIGLALSRQIAEAHGGGLRLENRPEGRGCRARLKLPLDTPGMAASQG
- a CDS encoding SRPBCC family protein yields the protein MSEHGVIVTDMIRFERVLPGPVERVWEYLTVPELRGRWLASGPMELHVGGHVELRFLHASLSSHFEPTPERFKQFENGCSLHGKVTRCEPPRLLSYTWGEDGEVTFELTPRGEDVRLVLTHRRLEPRHLVGVASGWHTHLGILGDRMRGVEPAGFWSTHARMEAEYSARLSGG
- a CDS encoding ArsR/SmtB family transcription factor, which translates into the protein MVQRQEERLDAVFHALADPTRRGMLRSLAGGERSIGELAAPFRMSFAGASKHVKVLESAGLVHRTVEGRTHRCRLAAEPLAGALDWLRFYERFWTDSLDALERELRKPVTPRRPGGSRE
- a CDS encoding glycoside hydrolase family 15 protein, which produces MQPVPRLYRRAVPLVLTLLCAVAPGARAEVAVQRTFLRLPSSNGHGAVMLDLEQKKVTHFREHLFATEEPVIDVTGADVFSGGQPQVVHTRDLLFDAFFGLRSGGTQRWLNTQDANLEASGYAPWAPGKTAGTGVAMLVQKVGTLEVTTYVFAPQRLSHASFVMALRVRNTGTAAVTGVSVFSLHNFHLGFGRPGVMSETDENGETVELSGDVFSEKGFAGVLVAKPLGAVAKKAAWLGTATGSANGYNVVNGGGLQDLQDYTAQPAAGTGWATGYQFNLGDIAAGAEKWAGVVFAHHANPESGATARQWLSDWAGTSDAKALVEAELARWGGIQTDLVKVPAGVSEDEESLVRQSAVVLAMAQVRESDAFLREWLTKDGEARRTRFKGVDGKPVTLPATVKHAAKGAVLASLPPGQWTYAWIRDGAYAAAAMATLGLRSDARDALAYYLQADSGRFRDWRELQSYNMPPYIITLTRYHGFGVEETDFNDSGPNLEFDGFGLFLWSLRHYERTTGELTLVDEHWDTVSTKVADALLALIDPETGLVRPDSSIWETHWNGRQRSWAYTSITAARGLCDAAVLAERKGDADRALRYRNAGMSIRRALAEKLTDANFALASNLEELKTGRGYWDAAVFDAFAFGLFDPKGKIATATLRGMDLRLSSPAGAGWQRNDDRYDHAGGADVSPWGSEYDSAEWVIVSLRGEMAKRLAGDTARADRVLAWVKDQSLKNYLAVAETYDENTGKYKFNAPMVGFGAGAYVLALAQRADGKEDPACGAYFDESTLTKEPDAGTPDAGTEVPDAGTKPPDAGTPVQSDGDVGGGGCNATGPGAMALWLVVALAGAVLALRRRGA
- a CDS encoding FG-GAP repeat domain-containing protein; the protein is MNKYNSLGMAGAIALLCLLQPAPSFAESRCSLPEPPPTCDTPTDPEPGTTDPARGPRWIHQSKPFFVIGLFDYPQYATSGAPANPNQERSSNALTDFARSGVNTVKTDLPTLTAADLDRMERFGVHAIGEAWNWKPLDVPGHELHWVRETSQHVVGSALDLKIQEVKGKEAFLAYDSHDEMGWNKEGPGQIARFPDGTIDWTTTAYQRARIPSIAQAVSFRDFVNTRDPAHHVFYNEVAALGSSGRPDFTRSQFRAWQPAANAWSQDNYPIYFLGAGDVTPPYPTVDLNSVGNTVDAMKSIYDDDDQAPHTPTGPILMVLQGQGYNECCYTWGGDSRRGRRPVFEEQRFMAFTSVIHGARGVTWWGTEDIELDSTAWHDILRVASQLRYLEPALNSTDELTVTGLPTALEAIHRRVGQRNYLIVANHTDQNVIGVIHPPAWRTALGVRVLFEGPRTVSYAPLLNGWADTFAPWDVHVYTDAPLTHQKDDFDGDGVSDPSWYWTSPALPELGHFTVQASSMPRPMRFPAGENDDVPLTGDYDGDGITDFALHKARSSTINWGGWFSVWLSSAQQWRWFTLGQPGDLPVAADYDGDGTTDFAVYHRYSSPVYDSRAAGLVYGEFQWQSSLYGDLRTFPVGEPDDTPVVGDFDGDGKDDFALYKRRTASINWGGWFTVWRSASQAWQWVNMGQEGDLPVIGDYDGDGASDFALYTPRWPANDGGGYYTLRYSSNGLSHVVSIGEPDDVPVSGDYDGDGRTDVAVYKRRSSTIDWGGWYTIRYSASGTEGWPSRTGVRPGEMPAGLAWQQ
- a CDS encoding GMC family oxidoreductase, which produces MADAKHYDVVIVGAGIAGGIIALELGKQGKHVLILEAGGPIPDSREKYMETFFLSAAKTPESPYPPTALAPAEEASPRATILGLSNWKNAQKSYLVQPEPDPAHGPRGLPFASTYERIGGGTTWHWLGTSLRLVPDDLVMHSHYKAPGFGPATDWPIEYSELESLYGKAEYEIGVSASVAEQAPLEQAIGLTYPPGYQYPMQAIPESLVDQAVSEGVNGKSFGGLPVFVTPTPAGRNSQPRDNRPVCAGNTNCIPICPIQAKYDATVTLNRALNTGNVDILYRSVVTRLVPDAQGRISSVEYLTYDRQTKPTHVTKQSVSATLYVLAAHAIENPKILLNSKTAAFPNGLANHSDQVGRNLMDHVIYLSWALMPENKAVFPYRGPLSTSGIESLRNGPFRSLRAAFRIEIGNEGWNFPIGDPYVTVNDFINGTNVSRLNPITPPGTKQGSPSQKLGGPALVQALNDRLTRQFRMAFLLEQSPQQENRVTLDPVLTDGLGIARPKIAYGFDPYTLDGFMAAKQASSDIYKWMGATEFTDYSQSQDQPGYFEYEGTPFVFFGAGHVVGTHRMGTDPAHSVVDANQRAHDHDNLWIVGSGSFPTVATPNPTLTLAALAYKSADSIAKALSR